One genomic segment of Schistosoma haematobium chromosome 6, whole genome shotgun sequence includes these proteins:
- the ACO2_1 gene encoding aconitate hydratase (EggNog:ENOG4103583~COG:C), with amino-acid sequence MNKVLHRPSGQWDTVPMVARRYKTDGINWCVIGDENYGEGSSREHAALEPRHLGGRAIIVKSFARIHETNLKKQGMLPLTFANPSDYDKIKPSDKISLLDLKNLQPGKNIWNSKRLPTNIKVRIFNTNVKTVLPYGNEMWRTITTIIKKVQIFINSCLRNILNVR; translated from the exons atgaataaagtatTACATCGTCCATCTGGTCAGTGGGATACTGTTCCAATGGTAGCTAGAAGATATAAAACGGACGGTATCAATTGGTGCGTTATCGGTGATGAGAATTATGGTGAAGGAAGTAGTCGAGAACACGCTGCCCTGGAGCCTAGACATTTAGGTGGTCGTGCAATTATTGTGAAAAGTTTTGCACGTATACATG agaCAAATTTGAAAAAACAAGGAATGCTTCCATTGACATTTGCAAACCCATCAGATTATGATAAAATTAAACCGTCAGATAAAATTTCCCTGTTAGATTTGAAAAATCTTCAACCTGGCAAA aacatatggaactcaaaacgactgccaaccaacatcaaagtcagaatctttaatacgaacgtcaagacagttctaccgtaTGGAAATGAAATgtggagaactattacaaccatcatcaagaaggtacaaatatttataaacagttgtctaagaaatatactgaatgtccgttga